From Streptomyces qinzhouensis, one genomic window encodes:
- a CDS encoding ferritin-like fold-containing protein translates to MRFMETPDHAPEPDNAAKGADAPSAAGPADDAEAASNAETAAEPTGIAAQDWVTASADPRYRAAVVDLLGALAYGELAAFERLADDAKLAPTLGDKAELAKMASAEFHHFERLRDRLAAIEEEPTAAMEPFARALDDFHQQTAPSDWLEGLVKAYVGDSIASDFYREVAVHLDSDTRALVLAVLDDTGHGNFAVEKVRAAIAADPRIAGRLALWARRLMGEALSQAQRVVAERDALSTMLVGGVADGFDLAEIGKMFSRITKAHTLRMAALDLAS, encoded by the coding sequence GTGCGGTTCATGGAGACGCCTGATCACGCCCCTGAACCCGATAACGCCGCGAAGGGCGCGGACGCCCCGAGCGCCGCGGGGCCCGCGGACGACGCCGAGGCCGCTTCGAACGCGGAGACGGCGGCGGAGCCCACCGGGATCGCCGCCCAGGACTGGGTCACGGCCTCCGCCGACCCCCGGTACCGCGCCGCCGTCGTGGATCTGCTGGGTGCGCTCGCCTACGGCGAGCTGGCCGCCTTCGAGCGCCTCGCCGACGATGCCAAGCTGGCGCCGACCCTCGGCGACAAGGCCGAACTGGCGAAGATGGCGTCCGCCGAGTTCCACCACTTCGAGCGGCTCCGTGACCGGCTGGCCGCCATCGAGGAGGAGCCGACCGCGGCCATGGAACCGTTCGCCAGGGCCCTGGACGACTTCCACCAGCAGACCGCGCCGTCGGACTGGCTGGAGGGCCTGGTGAAGGCCTATGTCGGCGATTCCATCGCCAGTGACTTCTACCGCGAGGTCGCGGTCCACCTCGACTCCGACACCCGGGCGCTGGTGCTCGCCGTGCTCGACGACACCGGTCACGGCAACTTCGCGGTGGAGAAGGTGCGCGCCGCCATCGCGGCCGACCCCCGGATCGCCGGACGGCTCGCGCTCTGGGCCCGCCGGCTGATGGGCGAGGCGCTCTCCCAGGCGCAGCGGGTGGTCGCCGAGCGGGACGCCCTGTCGACGATGCTGGTCGGCGGGGTCGCGGACGGGTTCGACCTCGCGGAGATCGGCAAGATGTTCTCCCGGATCACCAAGGCCCACACCCTGCGGATGGCCGCGCTCGACCTGGCGTCCTGA
- a CDS encoding DUF3107 domain-containing protein: MEVKIGVQHAPREIVLVSGQTAAEVEDAVGQALAGKTQVLSLSDEKGRRVLVPSDRIAYVEIGESATRRVGFGAAL; encoded by the coding sequence GTGGAGGTCAAGATCGGCGTGCAGCACGCGCCCCGGGAGATCGTTCTGGTGAGCGGGCAGACCGCCGCCGAGGTCGAGGACGCCGTGGGCCAGGCACTTGCGGGCAAGACCCAGGTGCTCAGCCTCTCGGACGAGAAGGGCCGCAGGGTGCTGGTGCCGTCCGACCGGATCGCGTACGTCGAGATCGGCGAGTCGGCCACGCGGCGCGTGGGCTTCGGCGCGGCGCTCTGA
- a CDS encoding TetR/AcrR family transcriptional regulator — translation MTAIEQTEAARPRGTRLPRRARRNQLLGAAQEVFVAQGYHAAAMDDIAERAGVSKPVLYQHFPGKLDLYLALLDQHCEALLQAVRTALASTSDNKQRVAATMDAYVAYVEDEGGAFRLVFESDLTNEPAVRERVERVSLQTAEAISDVIAEDTDLSKDESMLLAVGLGGVAQVVARYWLSSETGIPRDRAVGLLTSLAWRGIAGFPLHGADGAEGPQR, via the coding sequence GTGACAGCCATCGAGCAGACAGAGGCGGCGCGCCCGCGGGGCACGCGCCTGCCACGCCGAGCCCGCAGGAACCAACTCCTGGGCGCTGCCCAGGAGGTCTTCGTGGCCCAGGGGTACCACGCGGCCGCGATGGACGACATCGCCGAGCGGGCGGGCGTCAGCAAGCCGGTGCTCTACCAGCACTTCCCCGGAAAGCTGGATCTGTATCTGGCCCTGCTGGACCAGCACTGCGAGGCACTGCTCCAGGCGGTGCGCACTGCGCTGGCGTCGACCTCCGACAACAAGCAGCGGGTGGCGGCCACGATGGACGCCTATGTCGCCTATGTCGAGGACGAGGGCGGTGCCTTCCGGCTGGTCTTCGAGTCCGATCTGACCAACGAGCCCGCGGTGCGCGAGCGGGTGGAGCGGGTGTCGCTGCAGACCGCCGAGGCGATCTCCGACGTCATCGCCGAGGACACCGATCTGTCGAAGGACGAGTCGATGCTGCTGGCCGTGGGGCTCGGCGGCGTCGCCCAGGTCGTCGCCCGGTACTGGCTCTCCAGTGAGACGGGCATTCCGCGCGACCGGGCCGTGGGGCTGCTGACGTCGCTGGCCTGGCGGGGCATCGCGGGCTTTCCCCTGCACGGAGCGGACGGCGCCGAAGGGCCGCAGCGCTGA
- a CDS encoding alpha/beta fold hydrolase, whose product MSSTELPGRAPLVPVVPDLVAVRIAEGEELCTVTLPGLGLTVRARPPARPGLPPALYLHGLGGSSQNWSALMPLLADVVDGEALDLPGFGASPPPDDGNYSLTGHARAVIRYLDAAGRGPVHLIGNSLGGAVATRVAAVRPDLVRTLSLISPALPELRVQRGAVSTGLLALPGVARFFGRISHDWPAERRTRGVMALCYGDPGRVSAETFAHAVAEMERRMKLPYFWDAMARSARGIVDAYTLGGQHGLWRQAERVLAPTLLVYGGRDKLVSYRMADRASAAFRDSRLVTLPDAGHVAMMEYPETVAQAIRDVIDDCGRS is encoded by the coding sequence ATGTCTTCGACCGAGCTGCCCGGCCGCGCACCCCTTGTGCCCGTGGTGCCCGACCTCGTCGCCGTGCGGATCGCCGAAGGGGAGGAGCTGTGCACCGTCACGCTCCCCGGTCTCGGGCTCACCGTCCGGGCCCGGCCGCCGGCCCGCCCCGGACTGCCCCCCGCCCTCTATCTCCACGGGCTGGGCGGCTCGTCCCAGAACTGGTCGGCCCTGATGCCCCTGCTGGCGGACGTCGTCGACGGCGAGGCGCTCGACCTGCCCGGCTTCGGCGCCTCACCCCCGCCCGACGACGGCAACTACTCGCTCACCGGTCACGCCCGGGCCGTGATCCGGTATCTCGACGCCGCCGGCCGGGGCCCGGTCCATCTGATCGGGAACTCCCTCGGCGGGGCCGTGGCCACCCGGGTCGCCGCGGTCCGGCCCGATCTGGTGCGTACCCTCTCCCTGATCTCCCCGGCCCTGCCCGAGCTGCGGGTCCAGCGCGGCGCCGTATCGACCGGACTGCTGGCCCTGCCCGGTGTCGCCCGGTTCTTCGGCCGGATCAGCCATGACTGGCCGGCCGAACGCCGGACGCGCGGTGTGATGGCGCTCTGTTACGGCGACCCCGGCCGGGTCTCGGCGGAGACCTTCGCTCACGCCGTGGCCGAGATGGAGCGGCGGATGAAGCTGCCCTACTTCTGGGACGCGATGGCCCGCTCGGCGCGCGGTATCGTCGATGCTTACACATTGGGCGGCCAGCACGGGCTGTGGCGGCAGGCGGAGCGGGTGCTCGCGCCGACGCTGCTGGTGTACGGCGGGCGGGACAAGCTGGTCTCCTATCGGATGGCCGACCGGGCGTCCGCCGCCTTCCGGGACTCACGGCTGGTGACGCTCCCGGACGCCGGCCATGTGGCGATGATGGAGTACCCGGAGACGGTCGCGCAGGCGATCCGGGACGTGATCGACGACTGCGGCAGGAGCTGA
- a CDS encoding DUF3152 domain-containing protein has protein sequence MSGYDPGARPVAGGYGNGGQHGGGYGNGDNPGGGYGTGGRPAPGHHHPAYPPGGYGTGGYGTGAHDSATAPPDGFTAAQGPAAPGVRGPAGYGTEHPPAGYGTEHTATGYGVPQARGGHPEQHEPGGGWGDGTGTAVSPHAPAPPGQPQRASGPQTPPGPAAAGSRIPGPRREFVDAFDPSGATVDGTGTRSGPDQGTGAGAVPGAEPSGDRPQDRDTAPGAVPEQRTPLSGGKSRAVTGIAAAAVTTVLAFIVAGQVATENERREETGTTGDERADDTGPASRSDSRGTPPQPAVRDTKPQGPTYEQLMATRFPIDREFTGDGTFQAVPGLDKAPGQGRKIRYRVDVEKGLKMDGLLFATAVQRTLNDRRSWAGNGEMAFERISSGDPAFVITLASPGTTDVWCAKSGLNTSIDKVSCDSASTSRVMINAYRWGLGSDTYGPGAMFAYRQMLINHEVGHRLGHGHVRCETEGALAPVMQQQTKSLNIRGIRCKPNPWVHPKG, from the coding sequence GTGAGCGGGTACGACCCGGGTGCCCGTCCGGTAGCCGGTGGATACGGCAACGGCGGTCAGCACGGCGGTGGATACGGCAACGGTGACAACCCCGGCGGCGGGTACGGCACGGGCGGCCGTCCCGCTCCCGGCCATCACCACCCCGCCTACCCCCCGGGGGGGTACGGCACCGGCGGTTACGGCACCGGGGCGCACGACTCCGCCACCGCGCCCCCCGACGGGTTCACCGCGGCGCAGGGTCCGGCCGCGCCCGGCGTCCGGGGGCCCGCCGGGTACGGCACCGAGCACCCGCCCGCCGGGTACGGCACCGAGCACACGGCCACCGGGTACGGCGTTCCGCAGGCCCGCGGCGGCCACCCCGAGCAGCACGAGCCCGGCGGCGGCTGGGGGGACGGCACCGGAACCGCCGTATCTCCGCACGCCCCGGCTCCCCCCGGGCAGCCGCAGCGAGCGTCAGGTCCGCAGACCCCGCCAGGGCCCGCCGCGGCCGGATCCCGGATACCGGGCCCGCGCCGGGAGTTCGTCGACGCCTTCGACCCCTCCGGGGCGACCGTGGACGGCACCGGCACCCGGAGCGGGCCCGATCAGGGCACAGGCGCCGGGGCCGTCCCCGGTGCCGAGCCGTCCGGCGACCGGCCGCAGGACCGGGACACCGCCCCCGGCGCCGTACCGGAGCAGCGAACTCCGCTCAGCGGCGGCAAGAGCCGTGCCGTCACCGGCATAGCCGCCGCGGCCGTGACGACCGTGCTGGCGTTCATCGTCGCCGGGCAGGTCGCCACCGAGAACGAGCGCCGCGAGGAGACCGGGACCACGGGCGACGAGCGCGCCGATGACACCGGACCGGCCTCGCGCTCCGACAGCCGCGGTACCCCGCCGCAGCCCGCCGTACGCGACACCAAGCCTCAGGGCCCCACGTACGAACAGCTGATGGCGACCCGCTTCCCCATCGACCGGGAGTTCACCGGCGACGGCACCTTCCAGGCCGTCCCCGGTCTCGACAAGGCGCCCGGCCAGGGGCGGAAGATCCGCTATCGGGTGGATGTCGAGAAGGGCCTGAAGATGGACGGCCTGCTGTTCGCCACGGCCGTCCAGCGGACCCTCAACGACCGGCGCAGCTGGGCCGGGAACGGCGAGATGGCCTTCGAGCGGATCTCGTCGGGCGACCCCGCGTTCGTGATCACCCTGGCCAGCCCCGGCACCACCGACGTGTGGTGCGCCAAGTCCGGGCTCAATACGTCCATCGACAAGGTGAGCTGCGACTCCGCCTCGACGAGCCGGGTCATGATCAACGCCTACCGCTGGGGACTCGGCTCGGACACCTACGGACCGGGCGCGATGTTCGCCTATCGGCAGATGCTCATCAATCACGAGGTCGGCCACCGGCTCGGTCACGGCCATGTGCGGTGCGAGACCGAAGGCGCCCTGGCACCCGTGATGCAGCAGCAGACCAAATCCCTGAACATCCGCGGGATCCGCTGCAAGCCCAACCCCTGGGTTCACCCGAAGGGCTGA
- a CDS encoding DUF3492 domain-containing protein, translating into MRIGLLTDGGYPYASGGTAGWCDRLVRGLAQHEFDVYAGRAGYPARAGGAFGAGCPECAAAACARCSAPSPSPVALPPQVRTVRTAPVGPVDRAGGATLGRRGRRRFLEHFTDLVTAVRGAGAADSTTGSAGSGWSAGSAGSGGSGGSVEAAGFAEGLYGLAALAREHGGLAAALRSEPALRTVESVCRAPGAHRSVHTAAVPDYLAFAGELERTLRPLSFDWYGDDALGSVDLCHAVSGGVTALPGLLAKRFFGVPLLVTEYGVDLRAHYLAAGYPGGTDGSAAAADAGRGAPGRSGTPGARGGHGAPGPLAPGASGPDGAPLPPLSAPVRALLAAFRRALAAEVYAQASLITPGDARIRRWQRKCGADPAKLRTVHPGVDADRYTAVGESAEPGDPYTLVWVGRTEPGKDLVGLLHAFAEVHSREPRARLRLFTRPAAGEEEITYLAHCRSLAAHLFPDDATDIPPADDRPVSFEPLGGAGGRATAEACASGAVTVFASAVEGFPHTLVEAMLCGRATVSTDAGAVVEVIGGTGLVVPPRRPRALAEACLALVGDPARAARLGAAARSRALELFTADRNTAAFRALYLEVIARSPVHRDPVGAYGEPLPFARPAEALVPVAWGGGAGGSAPGLSTAEGPWPGPVGTEVPWPGRVGRQGLGPAAGGSAFPGPLTAEGPWSGPVTAGGLRPGPVGSQGTRPDVAAVASPWPGPTGIGGPRPGPAATGSSRSGPPASGAKEARA; encoded by the coding sequence ATGCGGATCGGACTACTCACGGACGGTGGCTATCCGTATGCGTCGGGTGGCACGGCGGGCTGGTGCGACCGGCTCGTGCGCGGGCTCGCACAGCACGAGTTCGATGTCTACGCGGGCCGCGCCGGGTATCCGGCGCGCGCCGGTGGAGCCTTCGGCGCGGGGTGCCCGGAGTGCGCCGCGGCCGCCTGCGCCCGGTGCTCCGCCCCGTCCCCTTCCCCGGTGGCGCTGCCGCCGCAGGTGCGGACGGTCCGGACCGCGCCCGTGGGCCCGGTGGACCGCGCCGGGGGCGCGACGCTGGGCCGCCGGGGGCGCCGGCGCTTCCTCGAACATTTCACGGACCTGGTGACGGCCGTCCGGGGCGCGGGCGCCGCCGACTCCACGACGGGCTCGGCCGGTTCAGGCTGGTCAGCCGGTTCGGCTGGTTCGGGCGGTTCGGGCGGCTCCGTCGAGGCGGCCGGATTCGCCGAGGGGCTGTACGGGCTCGCCGCACTCGCCCGTGAACACGGCGGGCTGGCCGCCGCGCTGCGCTCCGAACCCGCCCTGCGCACCGTGGAATCCGTCTGCCGCGCCCCCGGCGCACACCGGAGCGTGCATACCGCCGCCGTCCCCGACTACCTGGCCTTCGCGGGGGAGTTGGAGCGGACGCTGCGCCCCCTCTCCTTCGACTGGTACGGCGACGACGCGCTCGGCTCCGTGGACCTCTGCCATGCCGTCTCCGGCGGAGTCACGGCGCTGCCCGGTCTGTTGGCCAAACGCTTCTTCGGAGTTCCGCTGCTGGTCACGGAGTACGGAGTCGATCTGCGCGCCCACTATCTCGCCGCCGGGTACCCCGGGGGGACGGACGGCTCGGCGGCAGCCGCCGACGCCGGCCGGGGCGCGCCGGGCAGATCCGGGACCCCCGGCGCCCGCGGCGGACACGGGGCGCCCGGGCCGCTCGCGCCGGGCGCCTCCGGCCCGGACGGGGCTCCCCTTCCTCCGCTGAGCGCGCCGGTGCGCGCCCTGCTCGCGGCCTTCCGGCGCGCGCTCGCCGCCGAGGTGTACGCCCAGGCGTCCCTCATCACCCCGGGCGACGCCCGGATCCGCCGCTGGCAGCGGAAGTGCGGCGCCGATCCGGCGAAGCTGCGCACGGTCCACCCGGGGGTGGACGCCGACCGGTACACCGCCGTCGGCGAGTCCGCCGAGCCGGGTGACCCGTACACCCTCGTCTGGGTCGGCCGGACCGAACCGGGGAAGGATCTGGTGGGGCTGTTGCACGCCTTCGCCGAGGTCCACAGCCGCGAACCCCGCGCCCGGCTCAGGCTGTTCACCCGGCCCGCGGCGGGGGAGGAGGAGATCACCTACCTCGCCCACTGCCGGTCGCTCGCCGCCCATCTCTTCCCCGACGATGCCACCGACATCCCCCCGGCGGACGACCGCCCGGTCTCCTTCGAACCGCTCGGGGGCGCCGGTGGCCGGGCGACCGCCGAGGCCTGTGCGAGCGGCGCCGTCACGGTCTTCGCCAGTGCCGTCGAGGGCTTTCCGCACACCCTTGTCGAGGCGATGCTCTGCGGCCGGGCCACCGTGTCGACGGACGCGGGCGCGGTCGTCGAGGTCATCGGCGGCACCGGGCTCGTCGTACCGCCGCGCAGACCGCGGGCCCTCGCCGAAGCCTGCCTCGCGCTCGTCGGCGACCCCGCGCGGGCCGCCCGGCTCGGCGCCGCCGCGCGCTCCCGCGCGCTCGAACTCTTCACCGCCGACCGGAACACGGCCGCGTTCCGCGCGCTGTATCTGGAGGTGATCGCGCGCTCTCCGGTCCACCGTGACCCGGTCGGCGCGTACGGCGAACCGCTGCCGTTCGCCCGTCCGGCGGAGGCTCTCGTACCGGTGGCCTGGGGCGGTGGCGCGGGGGGCTCGGCGCCGGGCCTCTCGACCGCCGAGGGCCCGTGGCCCGGCCCGGTGGGCACGGAAGTCCCCTGGCCGGGGCGGGTGGGCCGTCAGGGGCTGGGCCCGGCGGCCGGTGGGAGTGCGTTCCCGGGGCCGTTGACGGCTGAGGGGCCGTGGTCCGGCCCGGTGACGGCCGGGGGTTTGCGGCCGGGGCCGGTGGGCAGTCAGGGAACCCGGCCGGACGTGGCGGCCGTCGCGAGCCCGTGGCCGGGTCCGACGGGGATCGGGGGGCCGCGGCCGGGTCCGGCGGCCACCGGAAGTTCGAGGTCCGGCCCGCCGGCCTCCGGGGCGAAGGAGGCCCGCGCATGA
- a CDS encoding spherulation-specific family 4 protein → MPHLTTGGGAARCTGRRGPEPGRGLAEFPGDGRGWEPRPGGGAANGPWGRLRIGVPGYAHPLLAPAEWAELTRPGTPLEWVVLTVANGPGDRPDPHCLAAAGKLVNAGVRVLGRVDLAGGARPFGELVADADRYAQWYRVGGFLLDRCPADRAGLAAVRRAAAALRTVAENAGVRAAASGCGRRGTGSPGAAGLPGGYVVLGHGGHPHPGYAELADQLITFSGAWADYRWSQVAEWTAGHPPERFAHFVHGVPRTHLEEAARIARWQGAGTVFFTDRPGGGPAGFGTTPPAAAGASRTADGVSGALGGHSAAFESLPGYWDEFVSRIGPGVSE, encoded by the coding sequence ATGCCGCATCTGACCACCGGCGGGGGAGCCGCCCGGTGCACCGGGCGGCGCGGACCGGAACCGGGCCGGGGCCTCGCGGAATTCCCGGGGGACGGGCGCGGGTGGGAGCCGCGTCCGGGCGGCGGCGCGGCGAACGGGCCGTGGGGCCGGCTGCGCATCGGGGTGCCCGGATACGCCCATCCGCTGCTCGCCCCGGCCGAGTGGGCGGAGCTGACCCGGCCCGGTACCCCGCTGGAGTGGGTCGTCCTCACGGTGGCCAATGGGCCGGGCGACCGCCCGGACCCGCACTGTCTGGCCGCCGCCGGGAAGCTCGTCAACGCCGGGGTGCGGGTCCTGGGCCGGGTCGATCTGGCCGGGGGCGCCCGGCCCTTCGGCGAACTGGTCGCGGACGCGGACCGCTATGCGCAGTGGTACCGGGTCGGCGGGTTCCTGCTGGACCGCTGTCCGGCCGACCGGGCCGGTCTGGCGGCGGTACGGCGGGCGGCGGCGGCCCTGCGGACGGTCGCCGAGAACGCCGGGGTCCGGGCGGCCGCGAGCGGCTGCGGACGGCGGGGGACCGGGAGCCCGGGCGCGGCCGGGCTCCCGGGCGGATATGTCGTCCTCGGCCACGGCGGACATCCGCACCCCGGCTACGCGGAGCTCGCCGACCAGCTGATCACCTTCTCCGGGGCCTGGGCGGACTACCGCTGGTCGCAGGTGGCGGAGTGGACGGCCGGCCATCCGCCGGAGCGGTTCGCCCACTTCGTCCACGGGGTGCCGCGCACCCATCTGGAAGAGGCCGCCCGGATCGCCCGCTGGCAGGGCGCGGGAACGGTCTTCTTCACCGACCGGCCGGGCGGCGGCCCGGCGGGCTTCGGCACCACGCCCCCGGCGGCAGCCGGCGCCTCCCGAACCGCGGACGGAGTCTCCGGAGCCCTGGGCGGACATTCCGCCGCATTCGAGAGCCTGCCCGGCTACTGGGACGAATTCGTCTCGCGGATCGGACCGGGTGTCTCGGAATGA
- the moeZ gene encoding adenylyltransferase/sulfurtransferase MoeZ, with amino-acid sequence MSLPPLVEPAAELTVDEVRRYSRHLIIPDVGMDGQKRLKNAKVLCVGAGGLGSPALMYLAAAGVGTLGIVEFDEVDESNLQRQIIHSQSDIGRSKAESAKDSVLGINPYVKVVLHQERLEADNVMDIFSQYDLIVDGTDNFATRYLVNDACVLLNKPYVWGSIYRFDGQASVFWSEYGPCYRCLYPEPPPPGMVPSCAEGGVLGVLCASIGSIQVTEAIKVLAGVGEPMVGRLMIYDALEMQYRQVKIRKDPNCAVCSDHPTVTELIDYEAFCGVVSEEAQEAAAGSTITPKQLKEWIDEGENIEIIDVREVNEYEIVSIPGAKLIPKNEFLMGTALEGLPQDKKIVLHCKTGVRSAEVLAVLKSAGFADAVHVGGGVIGWVHQIEPHKPVY; translated from the coding sequence GTGTCGCTGCCACCCCTGGTCGAGCCCGCCGCAGAGCTCACCGTCGACGAGGTCCGCCGGTACTCCCGCCACCTGATCATCCCCGACGTCGGGATGGACGGGCAGAAGCGGCTGAAGAACGCCAAGGTGCTCTGTGTGGGCGCGGGCGGCCTCGGTTCCCCCGCGCTGATGTATCTGGCCGCGGCCGGGGTCGGGACGCTCGGCATCGTCGAGTTCGACGAGGTCGACGAGTCGAACCTCCAGCGTCAGATCATCCACAGCCAGTCCGACATCGGCCGTTCCAAGGCCGAGTCCGCGAAGGACTCGGTCCTCGGGATCAACCCGTACGTCAAGGTGGTCCTTCACCAGGAGCGGCTCGAAGCCGACAACGTGATGGACATCTTCAGTCAGTACGACCTCATCGTCGACGGCACGGACAACTTCGCCACGCGCTATCTCGTCAACGACGCCTGTGTGCTGCTCAACAAGCCGTATGTCTGGGGCTCCATCTACCGCTTCGACGGCCAGGCCTCCGTCTTCTGGTCCGAGTACGGCCCCTGCTACCGCTGCCTCTACCCCGAGCCCCCGCCGCCGGGCATGGTCCCGAGCTGCGCCGAGGGCGGGGTGCTCGGAGTGCTCTGCGCCTCCATCGGCTCCATCCAGGTCACCGAGGCCATCAAGGTCCTCGCCGGTGTCGGTGAGCCGATGGTCGGCCGGTTGATGATCTACGACGCCCTGGAGATGCAGTACCGCCAGGTCAAGATCCGCAAGGACCCGAACTGCGCGGTCTGCAGCGACCACCCGACCGTCACCGAGCTGATCGACTACGAGGCCTTCTGCGGCGTGGTGTCCGAGGAGGCCCAGGAGGCGGCCGCCGGTTCGACGATCACTCCCAAGCAGCTCAAGGAGTGGATCGACGAGGGCGAGAACATCGAGATCATCGATGTCCGTGAGGTCAATGAGTACGAGATCGTCTCCATCCCCGGCGCCAAGCTGATTCCCAAGAACGAGTTCCTGATGGGGACGGCGCTCGAAGGACTCCCCCAGGACAAGAAGATCGTCTTGCACTGCAAGACGGGTGTCCGCAGTGCGGAAGTCCTGGCGGTACTCAAGTCGGCGGGCTTCGCCGACGCCGTCCATGTCGGCGGCGGTGTCATCGGGTGGGTGCACCAGATCGAACCGCACAAGCCGGTCTACTGA
- a CDS encoding alpha/beta hydrolase: MRIGHTRHGKRGTTALATAALLLAGAAFGCTKDGGGGGGRGGAGADGGSGSTAPSAASPSAKAPDPGPVPVTTAALPAALTGQKLDWSACKAPVKADGMYAEKPGARWQCATLKAPLDYTKPGGETLGIALIRTVAKDSGKRIGSLLFNFGGPGGSGVAALPSGDDVIDKLGRTYDLVSFDPRGVAQSSGVVCRDDKAIAASHRVDSTPDTPAEQRAFMAASAAFGADCARRSGKVLPHVGTANTARDMDLMRQVLGDAKLHYLGFSYGTELGGVYAHLFPAKVGRLAMDGVVDPTADLARGTRNQAVGFQRALENYYKSRDIGAAEGTARTVRLLQRLDARPIAAGDGRELTEHMARTGIIQSLYSEEYWPYLTDALKAAEKGNGSELLALADMYTGRDEKGRYSTQDHAQRAISCADAASRPTAADVTSRHLADFTAASPVFGPYLAWDVAGWCADWPVDGAWEKPPVSAKGAAPILVVGTTGDPATPVEGAARMANGLGTGVGVLVTSKGENHGSYGFSKCATRLVDDYLLKGKVPRSGTVCSS; encoded by the coding sequence ATGCGCATCGGGCACACCAGGCACGGCAAACGCGGGACGACGGCCCTGGCGACGGCGGCGCTGCTGCTGGCGGGAGCGGCCTTCGGCTGTACGAAGGACGGTGGCGGAGGCGGCGGGCGCGGCGGAGCCGGTGCCGACGGCGGAAGCGGGAGTACGGCTCCGAGCGCGGCGTCCCCGTCCGCCAAGGCCCCGGATCCGGGCCCGGTGCCCGTGACCACCGCGGCGCTGCCCGCCGCTCTGACCGGGCAGAAGCTCGACTGGTCGGCGTGCAAGGCGCCGGTCAAGGCCGACGGGATGTACGCGGAGAAGCCGGGCGCCCGCTGGCAGTGCGCGACGCTGAAGGCGCCCCTGGACTACACGAAACCGGGCGGGGAGACGCTGGGCATCGCCCTGATCCGGACCGTGGCGAAGGACTCCGGAAAGCGCATCGGCTCCCTGCTGTTCAACTTCGGCGGACCCGGCGGTTCCGGTGTCGCCGCCCTGCCGAGCGGTGACGATGTCATCGACAAGCTCGGCCGGACCTACGACCTGGTCAGCTTCGACCCCCGGGGAGTCGCCCAGAGCTCCGGTGTCGTCTGCCGGGACGACAAGGCCATCGCCGCGTCCCACCGGGTCGACAGCACTCCGGACACCCCCGCCGAACAGCGGGCGTTCATGGCCGCGTCGGCCGCCTTCGGCGCGGACTGCGCCCGGCGGTCCGGAAAGGTGCTCCCCCATGTCGGCACGGCGAACACCGCCCGCGACATGGACCTGATGCGCCAGGTCCTCGGCGACGCGAAACTGCACTACCTCGGCTTCTCGTACGGGACGGAGCTGGGCGGGGTGTACGCCCACCTCTTCCCGGCGAAGGTCGGGCGGCTGGCCATGGACGGCGTCGTCGATCCGACGGCCGACCTCGCCCGCGGCACACGCAATCAGGCCGTCGGCTTCCAGCGGGCCCTGGAGAACTACTACAAGAGCCGCGATATCGGCGCCGCCGAGGGCACGGCCCGGACGGTGAGGCTGCTCCAGCGGCTCGACGCCCGGCCGATAGCCGCCGGGGACGGCCGCGAGCTGACCGAGCACATGGCCCGGACCGGCATCATCCAGTCGTTGTACTCGGAGGAGTACTGGCCCTATCTGACGGATGCCCTGAAGGCGGCCGAGAAGGGCAACGGCTCCGAACTCCTCGCCCTCGCCGATATGTACACCGGCCGGGACGAGAAGGGCCGCTACTCGACCCAGGACCACGCCCAGCGGGCGATATCGTGCGCCGATGCCGCGTCCCGGCCGACGGCCGCGGACGTGACCTCGCGCCATCTGGCCGACTTCACCGCGGCCTCCCCGGTCTTCGGACCGTATCTCGCCTGGGACGTCGCGGGCTGGTGCGCCGACTGGCCGGTCGACGGGGCGTGGGAGAAGCCGCCGGTGTCGGCGAAGGGGGCGGCGCCGATCCTGGTCGTCGGCACCACGGGCGACCCGGCGACGCCGGTGGAGGGCGCCGCGCGGATGGCGAACGGCCTGGGCACCGGGGTAGGAGTGCTGGTCACCAGCAAGGGCGAGAACCATGGCTCGTACGGCTTCTCGAAGTGCGCGACACGGCTCGTGGACGACTATCTGCTGAAGGGCAAGGTCCCCAGGAGCGGAACCGTCTGCTCCTCCTGA